The Pseudomonas extremaustralis genome contains a region encoding:
- the pvdO gene encoding dihydropyoverdine dehydrogenase — translation MTPSNALIPLALTALCAALLPNLAHAATPQPGKVFKDCKDCPEMVVLPAGTFTMGTPENEVGREPDEGPMHAVTFAKPFAMSRFQITAGEWDSYIRQTGVKIADGDTRPGRECIASKPRYPQGPRQPAVCMDMDDIKHYVAWLSKKTGQAYHMVSEAQREYAARAGSSGPFPFPFDEGKGYSIAEHANTYGPADGYSFSSPAGSYPPNAFGMYDMHGNVYERVADCEHPNYIGAPTDGSAWMEPNCESYQIRGNDWGEAPVFSRSGNSNNIYPQTRGDWIGFRVVRDL, via the coding sequence ATGACACCATCCAACGCCCTGATCCCCCTGGCCCTCACCGCCCTGTGCGCGGCGCTGCTGCCCAACCTGGCCCACGCCGCCACGCCGCAACCCGGCAAGGTGTTCAAGGACTGCAAGGACTGCCCGGAAATGGTGGTGCTGCCTGCCGGGACATTCACCATGGGCACGCCCGAAAACGAAGTCGGCCGCGAACCGGACGAAGGCCCGATGCATGCCGTGACCTTCGCCAAGCCGTTCGCCATGAGTCGCTTCCAGATCACCGCCGGCGAGTGGGACAGCTATATCCGCCAGACCGGGGTGAAGATCGCCGACGGCGATACCCGCCCCGGCCGCGAATGCATCGCCAGCAAGCCGCGCTACCCCCAGGGCCCGCGCCAGCCGGCGGTGTGCATGGACATGGATGACATCAAGCACTACGTGGCCTGGCTGTCGAAAAAGACCGGACAGGCGTACCACATGGTCAGCGAAGCCCAACGCGAATACGCCGCGCGCGCCGGCTCCAGCGGACCCTTCCCGTTTCCGTTCGACGAGGGCAAGGGTTATAGCATCGCCGAGCATGCCAACACCTATGGCCCGGCGGATGGCTACAGTTTTTCCTCGCCGGCGGGCAGCTACCCGCCGAACGCCTTCGGCATGTACGACATGCACGGCAACGTCTACGAGCGTGTGGCCGACTGCGAACACCCCAACTACATCGGCGCGCCCACCGACGGCAGTGCATGGATGGAACCGAACTGCGAGAGCTACCAGATCCGTGGCAACGACTGGGGCGAAGCGCCGGTGTTTTCACGTTCGGGCAACAGCAACAACATCTACCCGCAGACACGCGGGGACTGGATCGGCTTTCGCGTCGTCCGTGACCTCTAA
- a CDS encoding formyltransferase family protein, whose protein sequence is MTRKNLVYVWSLRNAAADKAGQPVAYKDHKRYMKSVLEFLVGSLNDTSLGEAYNLVGVVYDDDEQNPRDRQLVADYGFAYQPGRQWLYPADLRVQGRLVNDLLLSVPSTYRRLPRGSAEHIAGKQDFERRLHDTLVELKADVVVLDGLLVILDELVRPGAPFARRIMNIHPGITRLESPYERRGAYATWNALYGARGQVVDWVTKETKPCEPLYLTGASFHYVDNGIDSGEVFHDVLKTEISPDDTILELRWNNFNNSLFPALHEGLERLARRPL, encoded by the coding sequence ATGACGAGAAAGAACCTGGTGTATGTGTGGTCCCTGCGCAATGCCGCTGCCGACAAGGCCGGGCAGCCGGTGGCCTATAAGGATCACAAGCGCTATATGAAGTCGGTGCTGGAATTTCTGGTGGGGTCGCTCAACGACACCTCGCTGGGCGAGGCCTATAACCTGGTGGGCGTGGTGTATGACGACGACGAGCAGAACCCCCGTGACCGGCAATTGGTCGCCGACTACGGCTTTGCCTACCAGCCGGGCCGCCAGTGGCTGTATCCGGCGGACCTGCGGGTGCAGGGCCGTCTGGTCAACGATTTGCTGTTGAGCGTGCCATCCACCTACCGCCGCCTGCCGCGGGGTAGCGCGGAGCATATTGCCGGCAAGCAGGATTTCGAACGGCGCCTGCATGACACGCTGGTGGAGCTGAAGGCCGATGTCGTGGTGCTGGACGGCCTGTTGGTGATCCTCGACGAGCTGGTGCGTCCGGGGGCGCCGTTTGCGCGGCGGATCATGAATATTCACCCAGGCATTACCCGTCTCGAATCGCCCTATGAGCGCCGTGGCGCCTATGCCACCTGGAACGCCTTATACGGTGCCCGTGGCCAGGTGGTGGATTGGGTGACCAAGGAGACAAAGCCGTGCGAGCCGCTGTACCTGACCGGCGCGTCGTTCCACTACGTGGACAACGGCATCGACTCCGGCGAAGTATTCCACGACGTGCTCAAGACCGAGATTTCCCCGGACGACACCATCCTCGAATTGCGCTGGAACAACTTCAACAACAGCCTGTTCCCGGCGTTGCATGAAGGCCTGGAACGGTTAGCCCGACGCCCCCTGTAG
- a CDS encoding cyclic peptide export ABC transporter — translation MTDPKRGAFNGLLALLRPFRAIVTVSVALGMAGGLAITLLLATINNALHSAAGMTQGVILTFAALCVLALVSSIISDIGTNYVGQRIIAALRKDLGEKVLSAPIEQIERYRTHKLIPVLTHDVDTISDFSFSFTPLAIATTVTLGCLGYLAYLSVPMFLMMVVAIMIGTAVQYVARSAGIKGFEAARNQEDELQRYYTAIASGAKELRIHRPRRYRMNTHRIQATADRIGDIQIRSVNIFIVAKTFGSMLFFVVIGLALAFQAYNPNPDPAVITGFVLVLLYMKGPLEHVVTALPIVSRAQIAFSRIAELSERFSSPEPHLLLDDSEAPKPEVRSLELRGVTYSPPPVEGTEPFHLGPINLSIKHGDIVFIVGENGCGKTTLIKLLLGLYQPQAGEIHLNGEAVIAPTRDNYRQLFTTIFADYYLFDDLVQGGGQTSLDSAAQYLDRLEIAHKVTIKDGAFSTTDLSTGQRKRLALVNAWLEERPMLVFDEWAADQDPAFRRIFYTELLPDLKRLGKTIIVISHDDRYFDIADQLVRLRAGQVVREMVPA, via the coding sequence ATGACCGACCCCAAGCGCGGCGCCTTCAACGGTTTGCTCGCATTGCTCAGGCCCTTTCGCGCCATCGTGACCGTGTCCGTCGCCCTGGGCATGGCCGGCGGCCTGGCCATCACGTTGCTGCTGGCGACCATCAATAATGCGCTGCACTCCGCCGCCGGGATGACCCAGGGGGTGATTCTGACGTTTGCGGCGTTGTGTGTGCTGGCGCTGGTCAGTTCGATCATTTCCGATATCGGTACCAATTACGTCGGCCAACGGATCATTGCCGCCCTGCGCAAAGACCTCGGTGAGAAGGTGCTGTCGGCGCCTATTGAGCAGATTGAGCGCTACCGCACACACAAGCTGATTCCGGTCCTGACCCATGACGTGGACACCATCAGCGACTTTTCCTTTTCGTTCACGCCTCTGGCCATCGCCACCACGGTCACCCTGGGCTGCCTGGGATACCTGGCATACCTGTCAGTACCGATGTTCCTGATGATGGTAGTAGCGATCATGATAGGTACTGCTGTGCAGTACGTGGCTCGCTCGGCGGGCATCAAGGGGTTTGAAGCCGCTCGCAACCAGGAAGACGAGCTGCAACGCTACTACACCGCCATCGCGTCGGGGGCCAAGGAGCTGCGCATCCACCGACCGCGTCGCTACCGGATGAATACCCATCGCATCCAGGCCACTGCTGACCGAATCGGCGATATCCAGATTCGCTCGGTCAACATCTTTATCGTCGCCAAGACCTTCGGTTCCATGCTGTTCTTCGTAGTCATCGGCCTGGCGCTGGCGTTCCAGGCCTACAACCCCAACCCCGACCCGGCGGTGATCACCGGTTTTGTGCTGGTGCTCTTGTATATGAAGGGCCCGCTGGAGCATGTGGTGACCGCACTGCCGATCGTCAGCCGCGCACAGATCGCATTCTCGCGCATCGCCGAACTGTCCGAGCGTTTTTCATCCCCCGAGCCGCATCTGCTGCTGGACGACAGCGAAGCTCCCAAGCCCGAAGTCCGCAGCCTCGAACTGCGGGGCGTGACCTACAGCCCACCGCCGGTGGAGGGCACCGAGCCGTTTCACCTGGGGCCGATCAATCTGAGCATCAAGCATGGCGATATCGTGTTTATTGTCGGCGAGAATGGTTGCGGAAAGACCACCCTAATCAAGCTGCTGCTGGGTCTGTATCAACCACAGGCAGGGGAAATCCACCTCAACGGTGAAGCCGTGATCGCCCCTACCCGAGATAATTACCGCCAGTTGTTCACCACGATTTTCGCCGACTATTACCTATTCGACGACCTGGTCCAGGGCGGCGGGCAGACATCGTTGGACAGTGCCGCGCAATATCTGGATCGCCTGGAAATCGCCCATAAAGTCACCATCAAGGACGGAGCGTTCAGCACCACCGATCTGTCCACCGGCCAACGCAAACGCCTGGCGCTGGTCAACGCCTGGCTGGAAGAACGCCCGATGCTGGTGTTCGACGAATGGGCCGCCGACCAGGACCCGGCCTTCCGCCGGATCTTCTATACCGAGCTGCTGCCGGACCTCAAGCGCCTGGGCAAGACCATTATCGTGATCAGTCACGACGACCGCTATTTCGATATCGCCGACCAATTGGTGCGCCTGCGCGCCGGCCAGGTCGTGCGCGAAATGGTACCCGCGTGA
- a CDS encoding TonB-dependent siderophore receptor, giving the protein MRIALNVNLKPCALALAVSLTLSGYVQAQEIEIDIPAQPLGTALQEFGRQTNLQVLYSPTDVQNKSSTAVKGKLEPTQAISALLKDTGISYNLLGNNVTITTSTSSGLELGPTQVTANQLGTVTEGTGSYTPGTIATATRMVLTPRETPQSISVITRQHMDDFALNSIDDVMRHTPGITLSTLDSERTNYYSRGFSVENFQYDGIPTLRNSAYSSGQTLSDMAIYDRVEILKGASGLLTGAGAPGATINLIRKKPTREFKGSVELGAGSWDNYRSQVDVSGPLTDSGNVRGRAVAAYQDKHSFVDRYERKTNVYFGTLEADLDEDTLLTVGFDYQNSDPKGSGWSGSRPLFDRSGNRIDVKRSFNNGAKWSSWEQYTQSVFSTLEHNFDNGWVVKGQYTHQFSGYDAPMGAIQLGPFTATGLSTLYANKFTGHTRADSGDIYASGPFSLGGREHELVIGGSASNSHWKGKDYGSPTYANGRVVDFWNFDGNFAEPDWGTPTRVIDETTRQTAGYMTARFNLTDDLNVFLGSRLANYWLTGDNKSTETGKVVPYAGVTYDLNDNFTAYASYSEIFMPQVYSRDSENKLLEPDEGKNYEVGVKGEFFNGGLNTSLAYFEVHETNRAEADALYNANPTNSAISYAYKGITAKTKGFEAELSGELAPGWQAQAGYTHKIIRDENGDKVSTWEPQDQVSFFTSYKLKGALDRLTIGGGARWQGKAWQDVYNSGKSRYEEFSQEAYWVVDAMAKYQITDNVSATLNVNNLFDKYYYTNIGFYNTAYYGDPRNVMLTTRWNF; this is encoded by the coding sequence ATGCGCATAGCCTTGAACGTCAACCTGAAGCCATGCGCCCTTGCACTGGCGGTTTCTTTAACGTTGTCGGGCTATGTACAAGCTCAAGAGATCGAGATTGACATTCCTGCACAGCCGTTGGGGACGGCACTGCAGGAATTTGGCCGCCAGACCAACCTGCAGGTGTTGTACAGCCCGACGGATGTGCAGAATAAAAGCAGCACTGCGGTGAAAGGCAAGCTGGAACCAACGCAGGCTATCTCCGCCCTGCTCAAGGACACCGGCATTAGCTACAACCTGCTGGGCAACAACGTCACCATCACCACCAGCACCTCCTCGGGGTTGGAACTGGGGCCTACCCAGGTCACCGCCAACCAGTTGGGTACGGTCACCGAAGGGACCGGTTCCTATACGCCAGGAACCATCGCTACGGCTACCCGCATGGTGCTGACCCCGCGTGAAACACCTCAGTCAATCAGTGTCATCACCCGTCAGCACATGGACGATTTCGCGCTCAACTCCATCGATGACGTGATGCGCCATACCCCAGGCATTACCCTGTCTACCCTGGACAGCGAGCGCACCAACTATTACTCACGGGGATTCTCGGTCGAGAACTTCCAATACGACGGCATCCCTACCTTGCGTAACTCGGCCTATTCGTCCGGGCAAACCCTCAGTGACATGGCGATCTACGACCGTGTGGAAATCCTCAAGGGGGCCAGTGGCCTGTTGACGGGTGCCGGGGCGCCTGGGGCCACCATCAACCTGATCCGCAAAAAGCCTACCCGTGAGTTCAAAGGCAGTGTGGAACTGGGTGCGGGAAGCTGGGACAACTACCGTTCCCAGGTCGACGTCAGCGGGCCGTTGACCGACAGCGGCAACGTGCGCGGCCGCGCCGTGGCGGCTTACCAGGACAAGCACTCGTTCGTGGACCGCTATGAGCGCAAGACCAATGTGTACTTCGGCACCCTGGAAGCAGACCTCGACGAAGACACCCTGCTGACCGTGGGCTTCGACTACCAGAACAGCGACCCTAAAGGTTCTGGCTGGTCGGGTAGCCGTCCCCTGTTCGACCGCAGCGGTAACCGCATCGATGTAAAGCGCTCGTTCAACAACGGCGCCAAGTGGAGCAGCTGGGAGCAATATACCCAGAGCGTGTTCTCCACTCTGGAACACAATTTCGACAACGGTTGGGTCGTGAAGGGGCAATACACCCATCAGTTCAGCGGGTATGACGCACCGATGGGTGCGATCCAGCTTGGCCCATTCACTGCAACCGGTCTGTCGACGCTCTATGCGAACAAATTCACCGGCCATACCCGCGCCGACTCTGGCGACATCTATGCCAGTGGTCCATTCAGCCTGGGCGGCCGAGAGCACGAATTGGTGATTGGTGGCTCTGCCTCGAACTCCCATTGGAAGGGTAAAGACTACGGCTCACCCACCTACGCCAACGGTCGCGTGGTCGACTTCTGGAACTTCGACGGCAACTTCGCAGAGCCGGATTGGGGCACGCCGACCAGAGTCATCGATGAAACCACTCGGCAAACAGCAGGCTACATGACCGCGCGCTTCAACCTGACGGATGACTTGAACGTCTTCCTCGGCAGCCGCTTAGCCAACTACTGGCTGACAGGCGATAACAAATCCACTGAAACCGGTAAGGTCGTGCCCTACGCCGGCGTCACCTACGACCTGAACGACAACTTCACCGCGTATGCCAGCTACAGCGAAATCTTCATGCCGCAGGTGTATAGCCGCGACAGTGAGAACAAGCTGCTTGAACCTGACGAAGGCAAGAACTACGAAGTGGGTGTGAAGGGCGAGTTCTTCAATGGGGGGCTGAACACCAGCCTGGCCTACTTTGAAGTGCATGAAACCAACCGCGCAGAAGCAGATGCGCTGTACAACGCCAACCCGACCAACTCCGCCATTTCATATGCCTACAAAGGCATTACCGCCAAGACCAAAGGCTTCGAGGCCGAGCTGTCCGGCGAACTGGCCCCTGGCTGGCAGGCACAGGCGGGTTATACCCACAAAATCATCCGCGACGAGAATGGCGACAAGGTCTCGACCTGGGAACCCCAGGACCAGGTCAGCTTCTTTACCTCCTACAAACTCAAAGGGGCCCTGGACCGCCTGACCATCGGCGGTGGCGCACGCTGGCAGGGCAAGGCCTGGCAAGACGTGTACAACAGTGGCAAGAGCCGTTACGAAGAATTCTCCCAGGAAGCCTACTGGGTGGTTGACGCAATGGCCAAATACCAGATCACCGACAACGTCTCCGCGACGCTTAACGTGAACAACCTGTTCGATAAGTACTACTACACCAACATCGGCTTCTATAACACCGCCTACTACGGTGACCCGCGCAACGTCATGCTGACCACGCGCTGGAACTTCTAA
- a CDS encoding amino acid adenylation domain-containing protein, which translates to MDDQMAYRIMQRFIGLPLEQRKVYLQKMLQEGVSPANLPIPQVRLEATALPLSYAQERQWFLWQLDPQSAVYHIPSALRLKGRLDIVALQKSFESLIARHESLRTQFRQVGEGMRQEIQPTYAVVLEPETLAESQLKARVEQAIAHPFDLARGPLLRMTLLRLSELDHVLVLVQHHIISDGASMQVMVEEVVQAYTAYSRGLEFELPALPIQYADYALWQRSWMEAGEKQRQLEYWQGVLGGDQPVLELPLDRPRPASQSFRGAALDVVLDDQLAAGVRALAQREGATSFMVLLASFQALLHRYSGQRDIRVGVPTANRNRVETQRLVGFFVNTQVLKADVDEHTSALALLRQTRQRVLEAQAHQDLPFEQLVEALRPQRSLSYSPLFQVMFNHQNRGTAHESEPGTSGLVLEGLDWESRTAQFDLILNVSEEASGIGASFGYATDLFDAATVERMARHWRRLLGAMVAEPEALVDTLVMLDAEERRQIVATWNATTTAYPLEKTVHQLFEEHAECTPHRPALAFGAMQLSYDALNRRANRLAHALITRGVGPDSLVGVAMERSVEMVVGLLAILKAGGAYVPVDPEYPKERQCYMLEDSAVNLLLSQSHLTLPVTDNVQRIDLDGDGQWLDVYDEANPSVAVSGEHLAYVIYTSGSTGKPKGAGNSHAALTNRLCWMQQAYALGASDTVLQKTPFSFDVSVWEFFWPLLSGARLVMAAPGDHRDPAKLVEVIKREGVTTLHFVPSMLQAFLQHGPVGSCSSVKRIICSGEALPVDAQQQVFAKLPQARLYNLYGPTEAAIDVTSWTCVDEGKDAVPIGKPIANLGCHILDGHLEPVPIGVLGELYLTGKGLARGYYRQPVLTAERFVASPFGAGERMYRTGDLARYRPDGVIEYAGRIDHQVKLRGLRIELGEIEARLLEHQWVRETAVLALDGTQLVGYVVLDEPLPHWRETLAAHLSTYLPAFMVPAQWVLLENMPLSPNGKLERKALPRPEAGSQQRNYAAPHTALEQQIAQIWQQVLGVDRVGLDDNFFELGGHSLLLLVVKERLALQCGLVLTVNQLMTRSTVRALARSTLDEREPSLIVDLNGCKGGPSLFLFHPSFGSVHCYKAIGMALRLEMPVQGIICRALMDPQSPVPTWDAMVEDYARQILVTQPGGPYYLAGWSLGGNLSLQVAAYLEARGADVAFLGCIDAPPPMRVKAFWDRDKWLKPAVESLGPGDKRVELLTVMLPESAQAITQAWQDIEHAGTAADQQWKAFCEWAHLALGEVFVSLRDELRQGGELEVSWALKHMLDERLKDADYSPIAAPVSCWWAAQSKSANDRHVICSALEEGIGHGVHASVVIDTTHDRIVDNPEFIASFVSALKGARH; encoded by the coding sequence ATGGACGACCAGATGGCGTACAGAATCATGCAGCGATTTATCGGGCTACCGCTTGAGCAGCGCAAGGTCTACCTGCAGAAGATGCTGCAGGAAGGCGTTTCACCGGCCAACCTGCCGATCCCACAGGTACGGCTTGAAGCGACTGCCTTGCCGCTTTCGTACGCTCAGGAGCGTCAGTGGTTTCTCTGGCAATTGGACCCACAAAGCGCGGTTTATCACATTCCCAGTGCCTTGCGACTCAAAGGTCGTCTGGATATTGTCGCGTTGCAGAAGAGTTTTGAATCGCTGATCGCCCGGCATGAGAGCCTGCGTACACAGTTCAGGCAGGTCGGTGAAGGCATGCGCCAGGAGATCCAGCCCACCTATGCTGTGGTGCTGGAACCTGAAACCCTTGCTGAAAGCCAATTGAAGGCACGCGTCGAGCAGGCCATTGCACACCCGTTCGACCTGGCGCGTGGCCCACTTTTACGCATGACCCTGCTGCGCCTGTCAGAACTGGACCATGTACTGGTTCTGGTACAGCACCACATCATCTCCGACGGTGCTTCGATGCAAGTGATGGTGGAGGAAGTGGTGCAGGCCTATACGGCCTACAGCCGGGGTCTTGAGTTTGAGTTACCTGCGCTGCCGATCCAGTATGCGGACTATGCCCTGTGGCAGCGCAGTTGGATGGAAGCGGGGGAAAAACAACGCCAGTTGGAATACTGGCAAGGCGTGCTCGGCGGTGATCAACCGGTGTTGGAGCTGCCTCTGGACCGGCCACGCCCGGCCTCGCAGAGCTTTCGGGGGGCGGCCCTGGACGTGGTGCTGGATGATCAGTTGGCCGCGGGAGTCCGGGCGCTGGCGCAGCGTGAAGGGGCAACCAGTTTCATGGTGCTGCTGGCGTCCTTTCAGGCCCTGCTGCATCGCTACAGCGGGCAACGGGACATCCGTGTCGGTGTGCCGACCGCCAACCGGAACCGCGTGGAGACGCAGCGGCTGGTAGGGTTTTTCGTCAACACCCAGGTACTCAAAGCCGATGTGGACGAGCATACCAGCGCGCTGGCGCTGTTGCGTCAGACCCGTCAGCGGGTGCTGGAAGCCCAGGCGCATCAGGATCTGCCTTTCGAGCAACTGGTGGAAGCGCTTCGTCCGCAACGCAGCTTGAGTTACAGCCCTTTGTTCCAGGTGATGTTCAACCACCAGAACCGAGGAACAGCCCACGAGAGTGAGCCGGGAACCTCCGGCCTGGTGCTGGAGGGACTGGATTGGGAGAGCCGAACGGCTCAGTTCGACCTGATCTTGAACGTCTCGGAGGAAGCGTCGGGTATCGGCGCTTCATTTGGTTATGCAACCGATCTGTTCGATGCGGCGACCGTCGAACGTATGGCGCGACACTGGCGACGCCTGCTCGGTGCAATGGTTGCCGAGCCCGAGGCCTTGGTTGATACGTTGGTGATGCTGGACGCGGAGGAGCGTCGGCAGATCGTCGCTACCTGGAATGCGACGACTACCGCTTACCCCCTTGAAAAGACTGTGCATCAACTGTTTGAAGAGCACGCCGAATGCACTCCGCACCGACCCGCCCTGGCGTTTGGCGCGATGCAGTTGAGCTACGACGCCCTGAACCGTCGCGCCAACCGCTTGGCCCATGCCTTGATCACGCGGGGTGTTGGCCCGGACAGCCTGGTGGGCGTGGCAATGGAACGCTCGGTGGAGATGGTCGTTGGCCTGTTGGCGATCCTCAAGGCCGGCGGTGCCTACGTGCCCGTTGACCCGGAATACCCTAAGGAACGCCAGTGCTACATGCTGGAGGACAGTGCGGTAAACCTGTTACTCAGCCAGTCTCACTTGACACTGCCGGTCACAGACAACGTACAACGCATTGACTTGGATGGCGACGGGCAATGGCTGGACGTTTACGATGAGGCCAACCCTAGCGTGGCTGTGAGTGGCGAGCACCTTGCGTATGTGATCTACACCTCTGGTTCTACCGGGAAACCCAAGGGGGCGGGCAACAGTCATGCGGCCCTCACCAACCGTTTGTGCTGGATGCAACAGGCGTATGCCTTGGGCGCCAGCGATACGGTATTGCAGAAGACGCCGTTCAGTTTTGATGTGTCTGTGTGGGAGTTCTTCTGGCCTTTGCTCAGCGGCGCCCGCTTGGTGATGGCCGCGCCGGGGGATCACCGTGACCCGGCGAAGCTGGTGGAGGTGATCAAGCGTGAGGGGGTTACCACGCTGCACTTTGTTCCGTCGATGTTGCAAGCCTTCCTGCAGCATGGTCCGGTGGGCAGCTGCAGCAGCGTGAAGCGCATCATCTGCAGTGGTGAAGCCTTGCCGGTCGATGCGCAGCAGCAGGTGTTCGCCAAGCTGCCACAGGCTCGGTTGTACAACCTTTATGGTCCCACGGAAGCGGCCATCGATGTCACCAGTTGGACCTGTGTCGACGAAGGCAAGGATGCCGTGCCCATTGGAAAGCCCATCGCCAATCTGGGTTGCCACATCCTGGACGGTCATTTGGAACCGGTGCCGATCGGTGTCCTGGGCGAGTTGTACCTGACGGGCAAGGGCCTGGCGCGTGGGTATTATCGCCAGCCGGTACTGACCGCCGAGCGTTTTGTCGCCAGCCCCTTCGGGGCCGGGGAGCGGATGTACCGTACCGGAGACTTGGCACGTTACCGTCCAGACGGGGTCATTGAGTACGCCGGGCGCATCGACCATCAAGTCAAACTACGCGGCCTGCGTATCGAGTTGGGTGAGATCGAAGCACGCCTGCTTGAACATCAATGGGTACGCGAAACCGCGGTGTTAGCGCTGGACGGTACCCAACTGGTGGGTTACGTGGTACTTGATGAGCCATTGCCGCATTGGCGTGAAACCCTCGCCGCCCATCTTTCAACCTACCTGCCGGCCTTTATGGTGCCGGCCCAGTGGGTCTTGCTGGAAAATATGCCGCTGAGCCCCAACGGCAAACTGGAGCGCAAGGCGCTGCCGCGCCCTGAAGCTGGCAGCCAGCAACGCAACTATGCAGCACCTCACACGGCGCTGGAACAGCAGATTGCGCAGATATGGCAACAGGTGCTGGGGGTCGATCGGGTCGGTTTGGACGATAATTTTTTCGAGCTTGGCGGGCATTCGTTGCTGCTACTGGTGGTGAAAGAACGTCTGGCGCTTCAATGTGGGCTGGTGCTCACAGTCAACCAATTGATGACGCGTTCAACCGTGAGAGCGTTGGCACGCAGTACGCTGGATGAACGGGAGCCCTCGCTTATCGTTGACTTGAATGGCTGCAAGGGCGGCCCGTCATTGTTCCTGTTTCACCCAAGCTTCGGTTCGGTACATTGCTACAAGGCCATCGGTATGGCCTTGCGCTTGGAGATGCCCGTACAGGGCATCATTTGCCGCGCACTGATGGATCCGCAAAGCCCTGTGCCGACGTGGGATGCCATGGTCGAGGACTATGCCCGGCAGATTCTGGTGACCCAGCCGGGCGGGCCGTATTACTTGGCCGGGTGGTCGCTGGGCGGCAATCTCTCGTTGCAGGTTGCCGCGTATCTGGAGGCTCGGGGCGCGGATGTGGCCTTTCTGGGGTGCATCGATGCGCCTCCGCCGATGCGCGTCAAGGCGTTCTGGGACAGGGACAAGTGGCTCAAACCCGCCGTTGAATCATTGGGGCCAGGCGACAAACGCGTGGAATTGCTGACGGTCATGTTGCCTGAGTCGGCGCAGGCCATTACCCAGGCCTGGCAAGATATTGAGCACGCCGGTACCGCGGCTGATCAGCAATGGAAGGCGTTTTGTGAGTGGGCACATTTGGCCCTTGGCGAGGTGTTTGTCAGCCTGCGCGACGAACTGCGCCAGGGGGGCGAGCTGGAGGTGTCGTGGGCGTTGAAGCACATGCTCGATGAGCGCTTGAAGGATGCCGATTATTCTCCTATCGCGGCGCCAGTAAGTTGCTGGTGGGCTGCACAAAGCAAGTCTGCCAATGATCGACATGTCATCTGCTCCGCGCTTGAAGAGGGGATTGGCCATGGGGTGCACGCGTCGGTGGTCATCGATACGACCCATGATCGAATCGTCGACAACCCTGAATTCATCGCCTCATTTGTTTCTGCTCTGAAAGGCGCCAGGCACTAG